The following are from one region of the Mycetohabitans rhizoxinica HKI 454 genome:
- a CDS encoding enoyl-CoA hydratase, whose protein sequence is MDIVIERARGVLTLQLNRPDKKNAMTAAMYQSMADALAQARDDALVRAILIRGHDGVFCAGNDLEDFMQRSPSGPDAPVFQFLQQISTAAKPIVAAVSGPAVGIGTTLLLHCDLVYAADDARFSLPFTQLGLCPEAAASLLLPRLAGYQRAAQTLLLGEPFDAHEAQAIGIVSRVLPLAQLHEFALAQAAKLVALPASSLRVTKMLLKQDTQAQVAQRIAEEAEQFGRMLRSPQAREAMSAFLQKRKPDFTPFE, encoded by the coding sequence ATGGATATCGTCATTGAACGTGCGCGCGGCGTGCTGACCCTCCAGTTGAACCGACCGGATAAGAAAAATGCGATGACTGCCGCGATGTACCAGTCAATGGCCGACGCGCTCGCGCAGGCTCGCGACGATGCGTTGGTGCGCGCGATTCTGATTCGCGGCCATGACGGGGTGTTTTGCGCGGGCAATGACCTAGAGGACTTCATGCAGCGGTCGCCGTCCGGGCCGGATGCTCCGGTGTTCCAGTTCCTACAGCAGATCAGCACGGCGGCCAAGCCGATCGTTGCCGCGGTGTCGGGCCCGGCGGTCGGCATCGGCACGACGCTGCTGCTGCATTGCGACCTGGTCTATGCGGCCGACGACGCGCGCTTCTCGCTGCCGTTCACACAACTCGGGTTGTGTCCCGAGGCGGCCGCGAGCCTGTTGCTGCCGCGGCTGGCTGGCTACCAGCGCGCCGCGCAGACGCTGCTGCTCGGCGAGCCATTCGATGCGCATGAGGCTCAAGCGATCGGCATCGTGAGCCGGGTGCTGCCGCTCGCGCAGTTGCACGAATTCGCGCTGGCGCAGGCGGCGAAGCTCGTGGCGCTGCCCGCGTCGTCGCTGCGCGTGACCAAGATGCTGCTCAAGCAGGATACGCAGGCGCAGGTCGCGCAACGCATTGCCGAGGAGGCGGAGCAATTCGGCCGGATGCTGCGCTCACCGCAGGCGCGCGAAGCGATGAGCGCGTTCCTGCAAAAGCGCAAGCCGGACTTCACGCCGTTCGAGTGA
- a CDS encoding acyl-CoA thioesterase, with the protein MPPSLTELPHDKPVALRVVPQPRDANVHGDVFGGWIMAQVDIAGAIPASRRANGRVVTVAVNSFVFKQPVFVGDLLSFYTDIIRTGRTSITVDVSVYAQRMGLVGETVKVTEATLTYVATDSQRRPRELPPLG; encoded by the coding sequence ATGCCCCCTTCACTGACTGAATTGCCCCATGACAAACCAGTGGCGTTGCGCGTCGTGCCGCAGCCTCGCGATGCCAACGTGCATGGCGACGTGTTCGGCGGCTGGATCATGGCTCAGGTTGACATCGCCGGTGCGATCCCGGCCTCGCGGCGCGCGAACGGCCGCGTCGTCACGGTCGCGGTCAATTCGTTTGTCTTCAAGCAGCCGGTGTTCGTCGGCGACCTGCTCAGCTTCTATACAGACATCATCCGCACCGGTCGTACGTCGATCACCGTCGACGTGTCGGTCTATGCGCAACGCATGGGCCTGGTCGGCGAAACCGTTAAGGTTACCGAAGCGACGCTGACCTATGTCGCGACCGATTCGCAGCGCCGTCCGCGTGAACTGCCGCCACTCGGCTGA
- the fdhD gene encoding formate dehydrogenase accessory sulfurtransferase FdhD codes for MLLMPLPTEPRATRPRGTDAGANANTTSNTAAGTADITGTSTASTNTDTGSSPRTGVDIDNDTGKSGLLERPILRTIAGGRRVEHDVVADEVPVALVFNGISHAVMMCTPRDLDLLAVGFALTEGIVSSGSEIHDIEVLMHDEGYAQVQLTLVQHAFASLKDRRRALAGRTGCGVCGIESVQLLDLEPEHIEHTGFLQRLAADALARAVRALPAHQPLMQACGGVHAAAWCDARGTIRYAFEDVGRHNALDKLIGQLVLAREDMRDGFVFLSSRASYELVRKCARVSVPMVATISAPTALAVSIAAKAGIRLVSFCRESGYVEYSAPALPR; via the coding sequence TTGCTCCTTATGCCTCTGCCTACCGAGCCGCGCGCTACCCGCCCGCGCGGCACAGACGCCGGCGCCAATGCCAATACCACCAGCAATACCGCTGCTGGCACTGCCGATATTACCGGCACCAGCACCGCCAGTACCAACACCGATACAGGCTCGAGCCCCCGCACCGGGGTCGACATCGACAACGATACCGGAAAATCCGGCTTGCTGGAGCGACCCATACTGCGCACGATAGCCGGCGGGCGGCGGGTAGAGCACGATGTTGTCGCCGACGAAGTACCGGTGGCGCTGGTATTTAACGGGATCTCGCACGCTGTAATGATGTGCACGCCGCGGGACCTGGACCTGCTCGCGGTCGGCTTTGCGTTGACCGAGGGGATCGTATCGTCAGGCAGCGAAATCCATGACATTGAGGTGCTGATGCACGACGAGGGCTACGCGCAGGTGCAGCTCACGCTGGTGCAGCACGCGTTCGCGTCGCTGAAAGACAGGCGCCGCGCCCTGGCCGGACGGACCGGTTGCGGCGTGTGCGGCATCGAAAGCGTGCAATTGCTTGACCTGGAGCCGGAGCACATTGAGCATACTGGTTTCCTGCAGCGTCTGGCCGCTGATGCGCTCGCGCGCGCGGTGCGGGCGTTGCCGGCGCACCAGCCGCTGATGCAGGCATGCGGCGGCGTGCACGCGGCCGCATGGTGCGATGCCCGCGGCACGATCCGCTATGCGTTCGAGGACGTCGGCAGGCACAATGCGCTGGACAAGCTGATCGGACAACTCGTGCTCGCCCGCGAGGACATGCGCGATGGCTTTGTGTTCCTGTCGAGCCGAGCCAGCTATGAACTGGTGCGCAAATGCGCGCGCGTGAGCGTGCCGATGGTGGCGACGATCTCCGCGCCGACCGCGCTCGCCGTGTCGATCGCGGCCAAAGCCGGCATCCGGCTGGTCAGTTTTTGTCGCGAATCCGGCTACGTCGAGTATAGCGCGCCGGCACTGCCCCGCTAG
- a CDS encoding acetyl-CoA C-acyltransferase has product MSKQVQDAYIVAASRTPIGKAPRGALRNTRPDELLTHAIRSALAKVPALDTKLIEDAIVGCAIPEAEQGLNVARIGALLAGLPPSVGGVTVNRFCASGLTALAMAADRIRVGEADVMLAGGCESMSMVPMLGNKPSLPPRIFDADEHIGIAYGMGLTAERVAQRWEVSREAQDEFSLRSHQKALAAQQAGEFADEIAPYTVTDRMPDLASGQIVVNAREIALDEGPRADTTLEGLGKLKTVFANKGTVTAGNSSQTSDGAGALVVVSEKILKQFNLTPLARFVSFAVRGVPPEIMGIGPKEAIPAALKAAGLALQDIDWIELNEAFAAQALAVIGELGLDQTKVNPLGGAIALGHPLGATGAIRAATLVHGLRRRKQKYGMVTMCVGTGMGAAGIVERV; this is encoded by the coding sequence ATGAGCAAACAAGTGCAAGATGCCTACATCGTCGCGGCCAGCCGCACGCCGATCGGCAAGGCGCCGCGCGGTGCTTTGCGCAATACGCGCCCTGATGAGTTGCTGACTCACGCGATCCGCTCGGCCCTCGCGAAGGTGCCGGCACTCGATACGAAGCTGATCGAGGATGCCATCGTCGGTTGTGCGATCCCGGAGGCGGAGCAGGGCCTGAACGTCGCGCGTATCGGCGCGCTGCTGGCCGGCTTGCCGCCCAGCGTTGGCGGTGTTACGGTGAACCGCTTTTGCGCGTCCGGCTTGACCGCGCTGGCGATGGCGGCTGATCGCATCCGTGTCGGCGAAGCGGATGTGATGCTCGCCGGCGGCTGCGAGTCGATGAGCATGGTGCCGATGCTGGGCAACAAGCCTTCGTTGCCGCCACGTATCTTCGATGCCGACGAGCATATCGGCATTGCCTATGGGATGGGGTTGACCGCCGAGCGCGTGGCGCAGCGCTGGGAAGTGTCGCGCGAGGCGCAGGACGAATTCTCGTTGCGCTCGCACCAAAAGGCGTTGGCCGCTCAGCAGGCGGGCGAATTTGCCGACGAGATCGCGCCGTACACGGTGACGGACCGCATGCCGGATCTGGCGAGTGGCCAGATCGTCGTGAACGCGCGTGAGATCGCGCTGGACGAAGGGCCCCGTGCCGACACGACGCTGGAAGGGCTCGGCAAGCTCAAAACCGTGTTCGCGAACAAGGGCACGGTGACGGCCGGCAACAGCTCGCAGACCTCGGATGGTGCCGGTGCGCTGGTCGTGGTGTCGGAGAAGATCCTCAAGCAATTCAACCTCACACCGCTGGCGCGCTTCGTGAGTTTTGCGGTGCGCGGCGTGCCGCCGGAGATCATGGGCATCGGCCCGAAGGAAGCCATTCCGGCCGCACTGAAGGCCGCCGGCCTGGCGCTGCAGGACATCGACTGGATCGAACTGAACGAGGCATTTGCCGCGCAGGCGTTGGCGGTGATCGGGGAACTGGGGCTTGACCAGACCAAGGTGAACCCGCTGGGCGGCGCGATCGCGTTGGGCCACCCGCTGGGCGCCACGGGGGCGATCCGCGCCGCCACGCTCGTGCACGGGCTGCGTCGGCGCAAGCAAAAGTACGGCATGGTGACGATGTGCGTTGGGACCGGCATGGGTGCCGCCGGTATCGTCGAACGGGTATAA
- a CDS encoding nitrate reductase associated protein, whose protein sequence is MPLLDTPLLLDFEVSSCENLTYIPLAVRYNLDRFGVRISLTQWQALPHADRELLARFPLDDDPQIERRFDQALAEMLRTHLSGESPMPAPDMSPAWQRTDAVPDALLKQCSLAGVAPVSVARWATLPPFHRYVLAKLSRKPVANHDFIPAMKSFGLI, encoded by the coding sequence ATGCCGTTGCTCGATACTCCGCTATTGCTCGACTTCGAGGTTTCATCTTGTGAAAACCTCACGTACATCCCGCTGGCGGTCCGCTACAATCTGGATCGCTTTGGCGTGCGCATCTCGCTGACGCAATGGCAGGCGTTGCCCCACGCGGATCGTGAGCTATTGGCGCGCTTTCCGCTGGACGACGATCCGCAGATCGAGCGCCGCTTCGACCAGGCGCTTGCCGAGATGCTGCGGACCCATCTCAGCGGCGAGTCACCCATGCCGGCGCCGGACATGTCGCCCGCATGGCAGCGTACCGATGCGGTGCCCGACGCGTTGCTTAAGCAATGCTCACTGGCCGGGGTGGCCCCGGTCAGTGTCGCCCGCTGGGCCACGCTGCCGCCGTTTCACCGGTATGTGCTGGCCAAGCTGTCGCGAAAGCCGGTGGCAAACCACGATTTCATTCCTGCGATGAAGTCGTTCGGCCTAATCTGA
- a CDS encoding LysR family transcriptional regulator: protein MELKWLEDFVSLAETRSFSRSAELRHVTQPAFSRRIQALEAWLGTELIDRSVYPTRLTQAGQVFYEQALTMLSQFHEARTVLRGHGRAPAATIEFAVPHTLSLTFFPRWLDSIEKHTGRVHARLRALNVHDAVLSLVEGGCDLVMGYHHPSHPVALDPARYDMLVLGIEPISPFAATTRSGRACFTLPGTKEAPVPYLSYTPNAYLGRLTETIIGTASVPLYLDKVYETDMAEGLKAMTLAGHGVAFLPHSAVEDAVAAERLVRLDRPMRGATADRFTLAMEIRLYRDKLASHSDEARGELVDTVWRLAAELAADA from the coding sequence ATGGAACTGAAATGGCTGGAAGACTTCGTGTCGCTGGCCGAGACGCGAAGCTTCAGCCGCTCAGCCGAACTGCGGCATGTGACGCAGCCCGCGTTTTCGCGGCGCATCCAGGCGCTGGAAGCCTGGCTTGGCACCGAGCTGATCGACCGCTCGGTGTACCCGACACGGCTCACGCAAGCCGGACAAGTGTTCTACGAGCAGGCGCTGACGATGCTGTCCCAGTTTCACGAAGCCCGCACCGTGTTGCGCGGCCACGGGCGAGCGCCAGCTGCGACGATCGAGTTCGCCGTACCCCACACGCTGTCGTTGACCTTCTTTCCGCGCTGGCTGGACAGTATCGAGAAGCATACCGGGCGGGTCCATGCGCGGCTGCGCGCGCTGAACGTGCATGACGCGGTGCTGTCGCTGGTGGAGGGTGGCTGCGACCTGGTGATGGGCTATCATCACCCAAGTCATCCCGTTGCGCTGGATCCCGCGCGCTACGACATGCTCGTGCTGGGAATTGAGCCGATCAGCCCGTTCGCCGCGACGACGCGCAGCGGCCGCGCGTGTTTCACGCTGCCAGGCACGAAGGAAGCACCGGTTCCCTATCTATCGTATACGCCGAATGCGTATTTAGGACGATTGACAGAGACAATCATTGGCACTGCGTCAGTCCCGCTGTACCTGGACAAAGTGTACGAGACTGACATGGCAGAGGGACTCAAGGCGATGACGCTGGCTGGCCACGGCGTCGCGTTCCTGCCGCATAGCGCGGTGGAGGACGCGGTGGCGGCTGAGCGCCTCGTGCGGCTCGACCGTCCGATGCGGGGTGCGACTGCTGATCGATTTACGCTTGCGATGGAGATCCGGTTGTATCGCGACAAGCTAGCGTCGCACAGCGACGAGGCGCGCGGCGAGTTGGTGGACACGGTGTGGCGCCTGGCGGCCGAGCTGGCTGCCGATGCGTAG